GGACCTTTTAAAATAAAGCTATCTCCGGATATTTCGAAAGTGTTGAAGGAATTGAATGCAAAAAGCGAAGTAATTTTTGGAGTAAGACCTGAAGATATAATCATAAGAGATGATGGTGAATACGAGGCAGAAGTGTATATTGTCGAGCCTCTAGGCAAGGATGTAATTGTGCATTTAGACATGGGTGAAAAATTGCTGATTAGAGCGTTAAGTCCCACGGGAATCCATTACGATATTGGTGAAAAAGTCAGGCTTTCCTTCGACCTAAGCAAAATACATATATTTGATAGAGATACTGAGAAAGCATACATATAAAATATTTTATATAAATTGAAAAAATACTTAGATTTATTTATAAATCAAAATTAATACCTACTTGCTAACTCTAGAAATACTTGGGTGAATGTAATGTTCAAAAAAGCTATGGTTGTCGCTCCTCCATCGGCGGAATTTGAAGCTGTAATACGTGAGCCTCTTGAAAAGGCTCTTTCCATTCTTTGGAAGATAGGATTTGATGGTGTAGAAATATCATTGCTAAATCCCAAAAATATGCCCGCTAAGCAGCTAGAAAAGCTGCTCGACAACTACAATCTCGAAATACCAGCATTCAGTACTGGACTAAACTATATCCACTATAGATATAGTTTATCCCATCCAAATGTTGAAAAACGTAAAGCAGCTATCTCGAGATTAAAGGAGTTTATTAATCTAGCAGAGCCATTAGAAGCTGGTGTAATTGTGGGATTAATGAGAGGGAAGGTAGAACCCGAATTTGAAAAGGAGAAGGCGTATAACTTGATGTTAGAAAGCTTAAGAGAAGTATGTAACTATGCAGAAGCTAGAAAAGTAAAGATACTATTCGAGCCTTTAAATAGGTATGAGACCGAACTTGTAAACACAGTTGATGAAGCTATCAAGCTGGTTGATCAATTAGGCACTGGCGCACTATATCTTCTTTTGGATACTTTCCATATGAACATAGAAGAGCCGAGTATTGAGCAATCTATTAAAAAAGCAGGAGAGTTGATTGGTCATATTCACGTAGCCGATAGTAACAGATATGCGCCAGGTCTGGGGCATATAAACTTTGTAGAAGTTCTTAAAGCCTTAAAGGAAGTTGGATATAGTGGTTATTTATCGGCAGAAATTATAGTAAAACCAGACTTAGAAACCGCGGCTAAAATAACAAAAAAAACATTAGAAAAAGTGGAAAAAATAGTTTTCAGATCATCTTAACCTTTTCTAAGGGTCTAACTTTTAAAACGTCCTTATTTACTAATGCTGGAGGCATCTCGCCTTTCAATACTGCAACGAGGTTATTAGCGGCTAATTTAGCCATTCTCTGCCTTGCCTCAATAGTGGCACTTGCGATGTGAGGAGCTAAAACTACATTCTTGAATTTTGTGAGAGGATGATTTGGCGGCAAAGGTTCCTGCTCAAACACGTCTAAAGCTGCTCCCGCTATCCAACCCTCCTCGAGAGCTTTTATCAAAGCATCTGTATCTACAACAGCGCCCCTAGCCGTGTTGATTAGGTAAGCAGTAGGTTTCATCATCTTAAGCTCTTTCTCACTTATCATATGATAAGTTTCTTTCATCAGTGGCACGTGTAAACTTACGAAATCAGACGTTTTAAGCAAGGTTTCTAGATCCACATATTTTACTCCCAGCTCCCTCTCCACATCCTCTTTTCTATATACGTCATAGTAGATAATGTTCATTTCAAATCCTTGAACCTTCTTAGCTACGGCAACACCTATCCTTCCAAAGCCAATAATGCCCAAGGTCTTTCCTTTCAGCTCGGGTCCAGTTAGGAAAAATGGATTCCAGGGCTTATTCCATTCATTAGCTCTTATCGTGCGATCCGCCTCTAAAACTCTTCTCGTAACTGCTAATAGTAATCCTACAGTAAATTCCGCAACGGCATCTGTCAAAACGCCGGGTGTGTGCGTAACGTAAATGCCTCTCTTGGTTGCAGCCTCAATATCTATA
This is a stretch of genomic DNA from Thermoproteales archaeon. It encodes these proteins:
- a CDS encoding D-glycerate dehydrogenase produces the protein MSKPKVYVTRIIPEPGLEILKKYVDIELHESKEWPPSREEVLEKIKDKDGLLCLLTDKIDAEVMDAAPNLKVISTYSVGYDHIDIEAATKRGIYVTHTPGVLTDAVAEFTVGLLLAVTRRVLEADRTIRANEWNKPWNPFFLTGPELKGKTLGIIGFGRIGVAVAKKVQGFEMNIIYYDVYRKEDVERELGVKYVDLETLLKTSDFVSLHVPLMKETYHMISEKELKMMKPTAYLINTARGAVVDTDALIKALEEGWIAGAALDVFEQEPLPPNHPLTKFKNVVLAPHIASATIEARQRMAKLAANNLVAVLKGEMPPALVNKDVLKVRPLEKVKMI
- a CDS encoding sugar phosphate isomerase/epimerase, with the protein product MFKKAMVVAPPSAEFEAVIREPLEKALSILWKIGFDGVEISLLNPKNMPAKQLEKLLDNYNLEIPAFSTGLNYIHYRYSLSHPNVEKRKAAISRLKEFINLAEPLEAGVIVGLMRGKVEPEFEKEKAYNLMLESLREVCNYAEARKVKILFEPLNRYETELVNTVDEAIKLVDQLGTGALYLLLDTFHMNIEEPSIEQSIKKAGELIGHIHVADSNRYAPGLGHINFVEVLKALKEVGYSGYLSAEIIVKPDLETAAKITKKTLEKVEKIVFRSS